AATTGTAGACACACATGCTGAAGGGTGGCACATTGAAACACGCAGGAAACAAAGCCGCGCATCTAGCGGCAGTGATGTCAACACTGGCATCCATCGGATGAAAACTGTTATTTTGGCGTTGCTAAACACATGTTCAACCAATATACCAACAATAAGTGCATAATTTAACACACGAATAGTACCACGATATACACCAAAATCAATACAAACGAgaaatattttaccattttcaatCGAATTTGTCCAGCGATGCAGAATGTGCCTGCTTACAAATGGCTGAGTACACCggaaaagagggagagagcgagagaacgaATCGGAGAACGAGACGCTAATGGTGTTTCCGGTTAAATGAAGTAACTTTGACAGGTACGCGTTTCGCTGGTACCAAATATGCGTTTTATACGTTAAATGGTGGTAGAACTGTTTTGATCGCGtggatgcttaaaataaacCCTTTAAATTGAGATATTCGTGGTCGGTAGATCCGGTTTTTGTGTAgcaaatttaataattcatAATTTACTGCGATTGTATAAACGGTGACACTTTTGGTCCATTTTTTCCGAGCTTGTTAGCGAATTCGACTCCTGCGAGCGTTTGGTTCAAAACGACATCACTATCTTTTTCCCATGGCTTTCTTCTCCGGACTGGTCTTGTCATCGCTccgcagtaaaataaaatcacaataTTGTTAACACTGCTGTTTGCTTTACGTCAATTTGTGAAAAGTTAGTCAAGTAGGAAGGAACTATGCAGCGCTGAATAGAAAACAATGAGTCATATGTGGAGCTAGAACATCGAAATTCTTATTAAATTTGGTGCAGTTGCTTGTTATTATCGAACCAGTTggtatacatttttttgcatgacaatgttttttttacgaatcCAATTTTATACCTTTTACAGGTGGGTGGTAGAGAGAAATATGACATTACTTCCAAATAAAGCTGATTCTTCACATTACACCGTACAGTACTCCGTGGCAGCTGCTAAAATCAACAATCGCAGCTACTTCCCGTAGCGATTTGTAGGAAAAACTGAGGAACTGAAGTGTAAATAATCGATACGGTGTGCGGAACTTAAAAGTGACCGGATTAAAAGAAGAAACTGAGTGTACGAGTTGTAGACCTGGATGCACACTGTTGTCCTTTTagtggtgttttgtttcagcAGCAGAAGATGTGTTCTTTTTAGGCACATCTTATAAGGATATAATTCTACATAGAGTAGaacaaagaataaattttccaacacgCCTTTCGAAACCCTCGCACGATATGGCATTTTCCATAGTAGAATACTGTGGCGAGCACTCAAGTTATCAATGCGGATATTGCAAGCAGTCAAGCTCATGCCATTCTTATGGTAAGTATTCATCATTTACTTGATTATTATCACCGAAGGTTTGGATGTTATCGATCGAACTATTTTCCTTCTATTCGTCCTACAGGAATGTGGGCGCACAAGCTTAGCTGCCTAGATTATCAAGAGTTGATTGATCGCGGTTGGCGTCGGTCGGGATGTTACTGTTATAAACCTATGATGGACGTGACCTGCTGTCCATCCTACACAATAAAGTGTGATGCAATGAACTTTCGACTGAACAAGtcccataaaaaaattataaaacgtATGCACAAGTTTCTTCGTGATGGCAAGCAGGAACCAACAGAAAGGACGATTCTATCCAACAGTGACGAAACCGCATCGCAAGATACCAGCACTCACGAACATATGGAAGTACCTTGCGTACAACCTAAACCTCTAGATGCCAGCCTCATGGGTTTGCTAACGAGTGCTAACGATGAGCATCACCCTGTTGGTGATGCGGAAGGGGGAACCAGTGGTTTGCACAACCCAAAACTAGCAGAAACCTTGAACGTTTCTTTACACTCGAGCGATTCCAACGTTAACAATCAGCCAAAGAAAGCAAAGGTGTTGCGTATTGAAAGGAAGCGTGAAAAACTGCAGAAAAAAGGACTGTCAGAGGAAGCGATCGAACAGATGATGAAACCCAGCGgtaaacaaaatcaagaaaaaatgCTAGAGGATTTTCTTGCTGAATGTCCACAGGAAAATGAAACGCCTAAGCACCGTTTGCAGGTAAGCTGCAATTTATCATCTCTTGAAGTgcattttgcacaaattttcgagatttctctctctctctctctctctctctctctctctctctctctctctctctctctctctcctggcttaacgaccttattggtaatgccggccatttctggtttacttaGTCCTTGTTACCGGGGGGatggtccgaatgggatttgataatTTGGTATTAACATGAGATTTGAACTTAAAAAATttgccgtatttttttttttaaatatgttcaaCCTTATACATTGAAACCTTAGATCAGGattattttgcaaatgatTCATGTTTCAACATATAATTATTTACTTACAGGTAAAATGTGTAGTTGCTAGTGAAGGAGCCACTTCTACCACCTTCAAACTATACAGCTTGTACCAACAAAGCATTCATAAAGATCCAGCATCCAAACTGAGCATGGATCGTTTCAAACGGTTCCTTGTTAAATCACCACTAAAGGTAAATATTGCTGTAAGGGAcgtttttaatttagtttctttgttttttcttttttcttttcctaaaCAAATCCTTCAACTGTCGAATAGATCGTGACGCTGCTCACTTCTGGAGCAAAGTTTCAAGAGAGCTTGCATGTTTCTTACGCTCTGTACAAAAAGTATCAGTCGGCCATTCACAATGATCCACCCGATGCGATTGAAGACTATCTGGACTTTTTGGTGAAATCGCCATTAAAGGTACTTTTGGcttatttacacatttttgtttgatagtTCGATCCACCATCGTTACTGTTTATGATTTCTTTTATTACCTCTGCATACAGTCTATGCTGT
The DNA window shown above is from Anopheles funestus chromosome 3RL, idAnoFuneDA-416_04, whole genome shotgun sequence and carries:
- the LOC125768282 gene encoding arginyl-tRNA--protein transferase 1 isoform X1, translated to MAFSIVEYCGEHSSYQCGYCKQSSSCHSYGMWAHKLSCLDYQELIDRGWRRSGCYCYKPMMDVTCCPSYTIKCDAMNFRLNKSHKKIIKRMHKFLRDGKQEPTERTILSNSDETASQDTSTHEHMEVPCVQPKPLDASLMGLLTSANDEHHPVGDAEGGTSGLHNPKLAETLNVSLHSSDSNVNNQPKKAKVLRIERKREKLQKKGLSEEAIEQMMKPSGKQNQEKMLEDFLAECPQENETPKHRLQVKCVVASEGATSTTFKLYSLYQQSIHKDPASKLSMDRFKRFLVKSPLKIVTLLTSGAKFQESLHVSYALYKKYQSAIHNDPPDAIEDYLDFLVKSPLKGSQEYGSYHQQYWLDDRLIAVGVIDVLPNCVSSVYFFYDPEFKFLSLGTYGSLRELAYTRSLNSKIPSIKSYYMGFYIHSCPKMRYKSNLQPSYLLCPEAYTWHMLDKTVLAKLDAHKYSRLNADVGAQDANKTTEQDLKDVLLLVGRSYTTYSEYLEMVGKGIPFLSEYARLVGKSCAKKMMLYRV
- the LOC125768282 gene encoding arginyl-tRNA--protein transferase 1 isoform X2; this translates as MAFSIVEYCGEHSSYQCGYCKQSSSCHSYGMWAHKLSCLDYQELIDRGWRRSGCYCYKPMMDVTCCPSYTIKCDAMNFRLNKSHKKIIKRMHKFLRDGKQEPTERTILSNSDETASQDTSTHEHMEVPCVQPKPLDASLMGLLTSANDEHHPVGDAEGGTSGLHNPKLAETLNVSLHSSDSNVNNQPKKAKVLRIERKREKLQKKGLSEEAIEQMMKPSGKQNQEKMLEDFLAECPQENETPKHRLQIVTLLTSGAKFQESLHVSYALYKKYQSAIHNDPPDAIEDYLDFLVKSPLKGSQEYGSYHQQYWLDDRLIAVGVIDVLPNCVSSVYFFYDPEFKFLSLGTYGSLRELAYTRSLNSKIPSIKSYYMGFYIHSCPKMRYKSNLQPSYLLCPEAYTWHMLDKTVLAKLDAHKYSRLNADVGAQDANKTTEQDLKDVLLLVGRSYTTYSEYLEMVGKGIPFLSEYARLVGKSCAKKMMLYRV
- the LOC125768282 gene encoding arginyl-tRNA--protein transferase 1 isoform X3, encoding MAFSIVEYCGEHSSYQCGYCKQSSSCHSYGMWAHKLSCLDYQELIDRGWRRSGCYCYKPMMDVTCCPSYTIKCDAMNFRLNKSHKKIIKRMHKFLRDGKQEPTERTILSNSDETASQDTSTHEHMEVPCVQPKPLDASLMGLLTSANDEHHPVGDAEGGTSGLHNPKLAETLNVSLHSSDSNVNNQPKKAKVLRIERKREKLQKKGLSEEAIEQMMKPSGKQNQEKMLEDFLAECPQENETPKHRLQVKCVVASEGATSTTFKLYSLYQQSIHKDPASKLSMDRFKRFLVKSPLKGSQEYGSYHQQYWLDDRLIAVGVIDVLPNCVSSVYFFYDPEFKFLSLGTYGSLRELAYTRSLNSKIPSIKSYYMGFYIHSCPKMRYKSNLQPSYLLCPEAYTWHMLDKTVLAKLDAHKYSRLNADVGAQDANKTTEQDLKDVLLLVGRSYTTYSEYLEMVGKGIPFLSEYARLVGKSCAKKMMLYRV